The following coding sequences are from one Capsicum annuum cultivar UCD-10X-F1 chromosome 3, UCD10Xv1.1, whole genome shotgun sequence window:
- the LOC107862423 gene encoding uncharacterized protein LOC107862423, which yields MGNCQAIDNATLLIQHPSGRVDKLYWPVTANEIMKMNPGHYVALLLTTTTLCTPTNPATTTTAISTVTPTARKDTNTTATNTATTGNIPVRITRIKLLKPTDTLVLGHVYRLITTQEVMKGLWAKKYSKMKQQQLESGEKTEKSTNSHGLVRRSELDYSKQVKQEKHRSSTGAKPRTWHPKLHSISEATN from the exons ATGGGCAACTGCCAAGCCATTGATAATGCAACTTTGCTCATACAACACCCAAGTGGTAGAGTTGACAAGCTCTATTGGCCTGTCACTGCTAACGAGATCATGAAGATGAATCCAGGCCATTATGTTGCTCTTCTTCTTACCACAACCACCTTGTGTACCCCCACTAACCCCGCCACCACTACCACTGCTATCTCCACCGTCACCCCCACCGCCAGAAAAGATACTAACACTACTGCAACAAATACTGCTACTACTGGTAATATTCCGGTTCGTATAACGCGTATTAAGCTACTCAAGCCGACGGATACTCTTGTTCTAGGTCATGTTTACCGACTAATTACCACTCAAG AGGTGATGAAAGGGTTATGGGCTAAGAAGTATTCGAAGATGAAGCAACAGCAGCTAGAATCCGGAGAAAAGACTGAGAAATCAACGAATTCACATGGACTTGTTAGAAGATCTGAATTGGACTACTCCAAACAG GTGAAACAAGAAAAGCATAGGAGCTCAACAGGTGCAAAACCAAGAACATGGCATCCCAAACTCCACAGCATATCTGAGGCTACAAACTGA